A stretch of Henckelia pumila isolate YLH828 chromosome 4, ASM3356847v2, whole genome shotgun sequence DNA encodes these proteins:
- the LOC140863112 gene encoding putative disease resistance RPP13-like protein 3 isoform X4: MSRVQIIPITGMGGIGKTTLARNVYEDNSTVNFFDTRHWVTISQEYSVPDILGSILYVKGAEAEFLIERVYKSLKGRRYLIVMDDMWHSEVWVKVRRAFPDDFNGSRVIITTRLSEVALDIDSNSRLHRMQHFYEDQSWALFRSKAFGNDYCPPRHMEEISEIGKSIASNCKGLPLATVVITGMLKANKTREYWENIAENVNVASTINDDRYSGIFSLSYSNLPRHLKSCFLYMGFFAEDYETPVKKLIKLWVADEFLEPSSSESKSLEELAEEYIEDLVERSLVLVARKRSNGRMRHCKIHDVLRDLSITKGREERWDRFELEAA, from the coding sequence ATGAGCAGAGTACAAATCATCCCCATCACCGGGATGGGAGGTATTGGCAAGACCACTCTAGCTAGAAATGTTTACGAAGACAATTCGACCGTCAACTTCTTCGATACTCGTCATTGGGTGACaatatcccaagaatatagtgTCCCAGATATTCTTGGAAGCATCCTTTATGTCAAAGGGGCGGAAGCAGAGTTTTTAATCGAACGTGTGTACAAAAGTTTAAAGGGTAGGAGATATCTTATCGTGATGGATGATATGTGGCATTCAGAAGTTTGGGTTAAAGTCCGAAGGGCATTCCCCGACGACTTTAACGGCAGTCGTGTGATTATTACGACGAGGTTGTCTGAAGTGGCCTTGGACATCGATTCCAACAGCCGCCTTCATCGGATGCAACACTTCTATGAGGATCAAAGTTGGGCTCTATTTCGTAGCAAGGCCTTTGGAAACGACTACTGTCCTCCTAGGCATATGGAAGAAATTTCTGAAATTGGCAAATCCATTGCAAGTAACTGCAAAGGACTCCCCCTTGCTACTGTGGTGATCACTGGAATGCTGAAAGCCAACAAAACGAGAGAGTACTGGGAGAATATTGCAGAAAATGTGAACGTAGCATCCACCATAAATGATGATCGATACTCGGGAATCTTCTCTTTAAGTTACAGTAACTTGCCTCGTCACTTGAAGTCTTGCTTTCTATACATGGGATTCTTTGCAGAGGATTACGAGACCCCTGTCAAAAAACTGATTAAATTATGGGTTGCCGATGAATTTCTGGAACCATCATCATCAGAATCTAAAAGCTTGGAAGAGTTGGCGGAGGAGTACATAGAAGATCTGGTCGAGAGAAGCCTCGTTTTGGTGGCGCGCAAGAGATCTAATGGCAGGATGAGACATTGCAAGATCCATGATGTCTTAAGAGATCTAAGCATAACAAAAGGTAGAGAAGAAAG
- the LOC140863112 gene encoding putative disease resistance RPP13-like protein 3 isoform X9: protein MSRVQIIPITGMGGIGKTTLARNVYEDNSTVNFFDTRHWVTISQEYSVPDILGSILYVKGAEAEFLIERVYKSLKGRRYLIVMDDMWHSEVWVKVRRAFPDDFNGSRVIITTRLSEVALDIDSNSRLHRMQHFYEDQSWALFRSKAFGNDYCPPRHMEEISEIGKSIASNCKGLPLATVVITGMLKANKTREYWENIAENVNVASTINDDRYSGIFSLSYSNLPRHLKSCFLYMGFFAEDYETPVKKLIKLWVADEFLEPSSSESKSLEELAEEYIEDLVERSLVLVARKRSNGRMRHCKIHDVLRDLSITKGREER from the coding sequence ATGAGCAGAGTACAAATCATCCCCATCACCGGGATGGGAGGTATTGGCAAGACCACTCTAGCTAGAAATGTTTACGAAGACAATTCGACCGTCAACTTCTTCGATACTCGTCATTGGGTGACaatatcccaagaatatagtgTCCCAGATATTCTTGGAAGCATCCTTTATGTCAAAGGGGCGGAAGCAGAGTTTTTAATCGAACGTGTGTACAAAAGTTTAAAGGGTAGGAGATATCTTATCGTGATGGATGATATGTGGCATTCAGAAGTTTGGGTTAAAGTCCGAAGGGCATTCCCCGACGACTTTAACGGCAGTCGTGTGATTATTACGACGAGGTTGTCTGAAGTGGCCTTGGACATCGATTCCAACAGCCGCCTTCATCGGATGCAACACTTCTATGAGGATCAAAGTTGGGCTCTATTTCGTAGCAAGGCCTTTGGAAACGACTACTGTCCTCCTAGGCATATGGAAGAAATTTCTGAAATTGGCAAATCCATTGCAAGTAACTGCAAAGGACTCCCCCTTGCTACTGTGGTGATCACTGGAATGCTGAAAGCCAACAAAACGAGAGAGTACTGGGAGAATATTGCAGAAAATGTGAACGTAGCATCCACCATAAATGATGATCGATACTCGGGAATCTTCTCTTTAAGTTACAGTAACTTGCCTCGTCACTTGAAGTCTTGCTTTCTATACATGGGATTCTTTGCAGAGGATTACGAGACCCCTGTCAAAAAACTGATTAAATTATGGGTTGCCGATGAATTTCTGGAACCATCATCATCAGAATCTAAAAGCTTGGAAGAGTTGGCGGAGGAGTACATAGAAGATCTGGTCGAGAGAAGCCTCGTTTTGGTGGCGCGCAAGAGATCTAATGGCAGGATGAGACATTGCAAGATCCATGATGTCTTAAGAGATCTAAGCATAACAAAAGGTAGAGAAGAAAG
- the LOC140863112 gene encoding putative disease resistance RPP13-like protein 3 isoform X5: MSRVQIIPITGMGGIGKTTLARNVYEDNSTVNFFDTRHWVTISQEYSVPDILGSILYVKGAEAEFLIERVYKSLKGRRYLIVMDDMWHSEVWVKVRRAFPDDFNGSRVIITTRLSEVALDIDSNSRLHRMQHFYEDQSWALFRSKAFGNDYCPPRHMEEISEIGKSIASNCKGLPLATVVITGMLKANKTREYWENIAENVNVASTINDDRYSGIFSLSYSNLPRHLKSCFLYMGFFAEDYETPVKKLIKLWVADEFLEPSSSESKSLEELAEEYIEDLVERSLVLVARKRSNGRMRHCKIHDVLRDLSITKGREERLD; this comes from the coding sequence ATGAGCAGAGTACAAATCATCCCCATCACCGGGATGGGAGGTATTGGCAAGACCACTCTAGCTAGAAATGTTTACGAAGACAATTCGACCGTCAACTTCTTCGATACTCGTCATTGGGTGACaatatcccaagaatatagtgTCCCAGATATTCTTGGAAGCATCCTTTATGTCAAAGGGGCGGAAGCAGAGTTTTTAATCGAACGTGTGTACAAAAGTTTAAAGGGTAGGAGATATCTTATCGTGATGGATGATATGTGGCATTCAGAAGTTTGGGTTAAAGTCCGAAGGGCATTCCCCGACGACTTTAACGGCAGTCGTGTGATTATTACGACGAGGTTGTCTGAAGTGGCCTTGGACATCGATTCCAACAGCCGCCTTCATCGGATGCAACACTTCTATGAGGATCAAAGTTGGGCTCTATTTCGTAGCAAGGCCTTTGGAAACGACTACTGTCCTCCTAGGCATATGGAAGAAATTTCTGAAATTGGCAAATCCATTGCAAGTAACTGCAAAGGACTCCCCCTTGCTACTGTGGTGATCACTGGAATGCTGAAAGCCAACAAAACGAGAGAGTACTGGGAGAATATTGCAGAAAATGTGAACGTAGCATCCACCATAAATGATGATCGATACTCGGGAATCTTCTCTTTAAGTTACAGTAACTTGCCTCGTCACTTGAAGTCTTGCTTTCTATACATGGGATTCTTTGCAGAGGATTACGAGACCCCTGTCAAAAAACTGATTAAATTATGGGTTGCCGATGAATTTCTGGAACCATCATCATCAGAATCTAAAAGCTTGGAAGAGTTGGCGGAGGAGTACATAGAAGATCTGGTCGAGAGAAGCCTCGTTTTGGTGGCGCGCAAGAGATCTAATGGCAGGATGAGACATTGCAAGATCCATGATGTCTTAAGAGATCTAAGCATAACAAAAGGTAGAGAAGAAAG
- the LOC140863112 gene encoding putative disease resistance RPP13-like protein 3 isoform X6 codes for MSRVQIIPITGMGGIGKTTLARNVYEDNSTVNFFDTRHWVTISQEYSVPDILGSILYVKGAEAEFLIERVYKSLKGRRYLIVMDDMWHSEVWVKVRRAFPDDFNGSRVIITTRLSEVALDIDSNSRLHRMQHFYEDQSWALFRSKAFGNDYCPPRHMEEISEIGKSIASNCKGLPLATVVITGMLKANKTREYWENIAENVNVASTINDDRYSGIFSLSYSNLPRHLKSCFLYMGFFAEDYETPVKKLIKLWVADEFLEPSSSESKSLEELAEEYIEDLVERSLVLVARKRSNGRMRHCKIHDVLRDLSITKGREESAF; via the coding sequence ATGAGCAGAGTACAAATCATCCCCATCACCGGGATGGGAGGTATTGGCAAGACCACTCTAGCTAGAAATGTTTACGAAGACAATTCGACCGTCAACTTCTTCGATACTCGTCATTGGGTGACaatatcccaagaatatagtgTCCCAGATATTCTTGGAAGCATCCTTTATGTCAAAGGGGCGGAAGCAGAGTTTTTAATCGAACGTGTGTACAAAAGTTTAAAGGGTAGGAGATATCTTATCGTGATGGATGATATGTGGCATTCAGAAGTTTGGGTTAAAGTCCGAAGGGCATTCCCCGACGACTTTAACGGCAGTCGTGTGATTATTACGACGAGGTTGTCTGAAGTGGCCTTGGACATCGATTCCAACAGCCGCCTTCATCGGATGCAACACTTCTATGAGGATCAAAGTTGGGCTCTATTTCGTAGCAAGGCCTTTGGAAACGACTACTGTCCTCCTAGGCATATGGAAGAAATTTCTGAAATTGGCAAATCCATTGCAAGTAACTGCAAAGGACTCCCCCTTGCTACTGTGGTGATCACTGGAATGCTGAAAGCCAACAAAACGAGAGAGTACTGGGAGAATATTGCAGAAAATGTGAACGTAGCATCCACCATAAATGATGATCGATACTCGGGAATCTTCTCTTTAAGTTACAGTAACTTGCCTCGTCACTTGAAGTCTTGCTTTCTATACATGGGATTCTTTGCAGAGGATTACGAGACCCCTGTCAAAAAACTGATTAAATTATGGGTTGCCGATGAATTTCTGGAACCATCATCATCAGAATCTAAAAGCTTGGAAGAGTTGGCGGAGGAGTACATAGAAGATCTGGTCGAGAGAAGCCTCGTTTTGGTGGCGCGCAAGAGATCTAATGGCAGGATGAGACATTGCAAGATCCATGATGTCTTAAGAGATCTAAGCATAACAAAAGGTAGAGAAGAAAG
- the LOC140863112 gene encoding putative disease resistance RPP13-like protein 3 isoform X8, which translates to MSRVQIIPITGMGGIGKTTLARNVYEDNSTVNFFDTRHWVTISQEYSVPDILGSILYVKGAEAEFLIERVYKSLKGRRYLIVMDDMWHSEVWVKVRRAFPDDFNGSRVIITTRLSEVALDIDSNSRLHRMQHFYEDQSWALFRSKAFGNDYCPPRHMEEISEIGKSIASNCKGLPLATVVITGMLKANKTREYWENIAENVNVASTINDDRYSGIFSLSYSNLPRHLKSCFLYMGFFAEDYETPVKKLIKLWVADEFLEPSSSESKSLEELAEEYIEDLVERSLVLVARKRSNGRMRHCKIHDVLRDLSITKGGTGSS; encoded by the coding sequence ATGAGCAGAGTACAAATCATCCCCATCACCGGGATGGGAGGTATTGGCAAGACCACTCTAGCTAGAAATGTTTACGAAGACAATTCGACCGTCAACTTCTTCGATACTCGTCATTGGGTGACaatatcccaagaatatagtgTCCCAGATATTCTTGGAAGCATCCTTTATGTCAAAGGGGCGGAAGCAGAGTTTTTAATCGAACGTGTGTACAAAAGTTTAAAGGGTAGGAGATATCTTATCGTGATGGATGATATGTGGCATTCAGAAGTTTGGGTTAAAGTCCGAAGGGCATTCCCCGACGACTTTAACGGCAGTCGTGTGATTATTACGACGAGGTTGTCTGAAGTGGCCTTGGACATCGATTCCAACAGCCGCCTTCATCGGATGCAACACTTCTATGAGGATCAAAGTTGGGCTCTATTTCGTAGCAAGGCCTTTGGAAACGACTACTGTCCTCCTAGGCATATGGAAGAAATTTCTGAAATTGGCAAATCCATTGCAAGTAACTGCAAAGGACTCCCCCTTGCTACTGTGGTGATCACTGGAATGCTGAAAGCCAACAAAACGAGAGAGTACTGGGAGAATATTGCAGAAAATGTGAACGTAGCATCCACCATAAATGATGATCGATACTCGGGAATCTTCTCTTTAAGTTACAGTAACTTGCCTCGTCACTTGAAGTCTTGCTTTCTATACATGGGATTCTTTGCAGAGGATTACGAGACCCCTGTCAAAAAACTGATTAAATTATGGGTTGCCGATGAATTTCTGGAACCATCATCATCAGAATCTAAAAGCTTGGAAGAGTTGGCGGAGGAGTACATAGAAGATCTGGTCGAGAGAAGCCTCGTTTTGGTGGCGCGCAAGAGATCTAATGGCAGGATGAGACATTGCAAGATCCATGATGTCTTAAGAGATCTAAGCATAACAAAAG
- the LOC140863112 gene encoding putative disease resistance RPP13-like protein 3 isoform X7, with product MSRVQIIPITGMGGIGKTTLARNVYEDNSTVNFFDTRHWVTISQEYSVPDILGSILYVKGAEAEFLIERVYKSLKGRRYLIVMDDMWHSEVWVKVRRAFPDDFNGSRVIITTRLSEVALDIDSNSRLHRMQHFYEDQSWALFRSKAFGNDYCPPRHMEEISEIGKSIASNCKGLPLATVVITGMLKANKTREYWENIAENVNVASTINDDRYSGIFSLSYSNLPRHLKSCFLYMGFFAEDYETPVKKLIKLWVADEFLEPSSSESKSLEELAEEYIEDLVERSLVLVARKRSNGRMRHCKIHDVLRDLSITKDWTEED from the coding sequence ATGAGCAGAGTACAAATCATCCCCATCACCGGGATGGGAGGTATTGGCAAGACCACTCTAGCTAGAAATGTTTACGAAGACAATTCGACCGTCAACTTCTTCGATACTCGTCATTGGGTGACaatatcccaagaatatagtgTCCCAGATATTCTTGGAAGCATCCTTTATGTCAAAGGGGCGGAAGCAGAGTTTTTAATCGAACGTGTGTACAAAAGTTTAAAGGGTAGGAGATATCTTATCGTGATGGATGATATGTGGCATTCAGAAGTTTGGGTTAAAGTCCGAAGGGCATTCCCCGACGACTTTAACGGCAGTCGTGTGATTATTACGACGAGGTTGTCTGAAGTGGCCTTGGACATCGATTCCAACAGCCGCCTTCATCGGATGCAACACTTCTATGAGGATCAAAGTTGGGCTCTATTTCGTAGCAAGGCCTTTGGAAACGACTACTGTCCTCCTAGGCATATGGAAGAAATTTCTGAAATTGGCAAATCCATTGCAAGTAACTGCAAAGGACTCCCCCTTGCTACTGTGGTGATCACTGGAATGCTGAAAGCCAACAAAACGAGAGAGTACTGGGAGAATATTGCAGAAAATGTGAACGTAGCATCCACCATAAATGATGATCGATACTCGGGAATCTTCTCTTTAAGTTACAGTAACTTGCCTCGTCACTTGAAGTCTTGCTTTCTATACATGGGATTCTTTGCAGAGGATTACGAGACCCCTGTCAAAAAACTGATTAAATTATGGGTTGCCGATGAATTTCTGGAACCATCATCATCAGAATCTAAAAGCTTGGAAGAGTTGGCGGAGGAGTACATAGAAGATCTGGTCGAGAGAAGCCTCGTTTTGGTGGCGCGCAAGAGATCTAATGGCAGGATGAGACATTGCAAGATCCATGATGTCTTAAGAGATCTAAGCATAACAAAAG